In Fusarium oxysporum f. sp. lycopersici 4287 chromosome 2, whole genome shotgun sequence, a genomic segment contains:
- a CDS encoding ATP-binding cassette, subfamily F, member 3: MEADIRAVLPHIDPVVSEYSVGYLTHASTSYLDEEDASGESPLNEAASTVTELLLSASGQVNAELEEKIKQLVEKWVDKYTEANGGQRRGPSTVKRLDQTIQVSQQRNMSSTLAVATGGVDLESANARKVESKVDRKKLEKAERKIAAKQQKKTFKTVEYEASKLLDQPESTQSYEEFYMAVNPLQMGSSSANKSKDIKLDNIDVSISGNRILTDTTLTLAYGHRYGLVGNNGVGKSTLLRALSRREVAIPLHISILHVEQEITGDDTPAIQAVLDADVWRKVLLKEQDQITARLAELEKQRASLADTSADAARIDRDREAQDTKLGDVQSKLAEMESDKAESRAASILAGLGFSTERQQHATKTFSGGWRMRLALARALFCEPDLLLLDEPSNMLDVPSITFLSEYLQTYPSTVLVVSHDRAFLNEVATDIIHQHSQRLDYYRGANFDTFYATREERKKVAKREYENQMVQRAHLQAFIDKFRYNAAKSSEAQSRIKKLEKMPVLEPPEAEYSVKFTFPEVEKLSPPIVQMSEVTFGYNKDNILLRNVDLDVQLDSRIGIVGPNGAGKTTILKLLIGKLDPSSGLISQHPRLRIGFFAQHHVDALDLNDSAVGFMSKNYPGRTDEEYRRRLGAFGITGTTGLQKMGLLSGGQKSRVAFACLALTNPHILVLDEPSNHLDIEAMDALAEALNEFQGGVLMVSHDVTMLQTVCKSLWVCDGGTVEKFPGDVQAYKKRIAAQANAAGVVKQH; encoded by the exons ATGGAGGCCGATATCAGAGCTGTGCTGCCGCACATCGACCCCGTAGTCTCCGAGTACTCTGTGGGCTACCTGACCCATGCGTCAACTTCCTACTTGGACGAGGAGGATGCATCGGGCGAGTCACCACTGAACGAGGCTGCTTCCACCGTCACCGAGCTCCTACTGTCCGCATCTGGCCAAGTTAATGCTGAGctggaggagaagatcaagcaaTTGGTCGAGAAATGGGTCGATAAGTACACTGAGGCCAATGGAGGCCAGAGACGAGGACCTTCGACGGTCAAGCGCCTAGACCAGACTATCCAGGTGAGCCAGCAGCGCAACATGTCGTCCACCTTAGCTGTGGCGACCGGTGGCGTGGACCTGGAGTCTGCAAACGCAAGGAAGGTTGAATCCAAGGTCGATcgcaagaagcttgagaaggcAGAGAGAAAGATTGCCGCcaagcagcagaagaaaaCCTTCAAGACTGTCGAGTATGAGGCATCCAAGCTGCTTGACCAACCCGAGTCGACCCAGTCATACGAAGAGTTCTATATGGCTGTCAACCCTCTGCAAATGGGCTCCAGCTCCGCAAACAAGTCAAAGGATATTAAATTGGACAACATCGATGTATCGATCAGTGGAAACCGCATTCTTACAGACACAACGCTTACTCTCGCCTATGGCCACCGGTATGGTTTGGTTGGTAACAACGGTGTTGGTAAATCAACACTGCTTCGAGCTCTGTCTCGCCGTGAGGTTGCAATTCCACTCCACATCTCCATTCTGCACGTTGAGCAAGAA ATTACTGGTGACGACACCCCAGCCATCCAGGCGGTTCTCGACGCCGATGTTTGGCGCAAGGTTCTCTTGAAGGAGCAAGAT CAAATTACGGCTCGCCTGGCAGAGTTGGAGAAGCAACGTGCTTCTCTGGCCGACACATCTGCTGACGCGGCCAGAATCGATCGTGATAGAGAGGCCCAGGATACCAAGTTGGGAGATGTTCAGTCCAAGTTGGCCGAAATGGAGTCAGACAAGGCCGAGTCACGAGCTGCTAGTATTCTTGCTGGTCTCGGTTTCTCAACAGAGCGACAGCAGCACGCCACCAAGACCTTCTCTGGTGGTTGGAGAATGCGTCTGGCCCTTGCCCGAGCACTGTTCTGTGAACCTgacttgcttcttcttgacgaaCCGTCTAACATGTTGGACGTTCCTTCGATTACATTCTTGTCCGAGTACCTTCAAACATACCCCAGCACCGTCCTCGTTGTCTCTCACGACAGAGCGTTCCTCAACGAAGTCGCCACCGATATCATTCATCAACACTCTCAGCGTCTCGACTACTACCGTGGAGCCAACTTCGATACCTTCTATGCTACTCGCGAGGAGCGCAAGAAAGTCGCCAAACGAGAGTACGAGAACCAGATGGTCCAGAGAGCCCATCTGCAGGCGTTTATCGACAAGTTCCGGTATAACGCCGCTAAGTCATCAGAAGCCCAGTCACgtatcaagaagctcgagaagatgCCGGTCCTTGAACCCCCAGAGGCTGAGTACAGCGTCAAGTTCACATTCCccgaggtcgagaagctaTCTCCCCCTATTGTACAGATGTCTGAGGTCACTTTTGGTTATAACAAAGACAACATCTTGCTCCGCAATGTTGACCTGGATGTCCAGCTGGATTCTCGAATTGGTATCGTCGGACCCAACGGTGCGGGTAAGACAACTATCCTGAAGCTGCTCATTGGTAAACTGGATCCTTCGTCTGGTCTGATCTCGCAACACCCTCGTCTTCGAATTGGATTCTTCGCTCAGCACCACGTTGACGCCCTCGACCTCAATGACAGTGCCGTGGGTTTCATGTCAAAGAACTATCCGGGACGAACAGATGAGGAATACCGTCGGCGACTTGGTGCTTTTGGTATCACCGGCACAACCGGCCTGCAGAAGATGGGATTGCTCTCTGGAGGTCAGAAGTCTCGTGTTGCTTTTGCTTGCCTGGCTCTTACAAACCCGCACATTCTGGTTCTTGACGAACCTTCTAACCATCTTGATATCGAAGCCATGGATGCTTTGGCTGAGGCGCTCAACGAATTCCAGGGTGGTGTGCTGATGGTGTCTCACGACGTCACAATGTTGCAGACGGTGTGCAAATCGCTGTGGGTTTGTGACGGAGGCACTGTCGAGAAGTTCCCTGGCGATGTTCAGGCGTACAAGAAGAGGATTGCCGCGCAAGCTAATGCTGCAGGTGTTGTTAAGCAGCATTAA